Part of the Thunnus maccoyii chromosome 17, fThuMac1.1, whole genome shotgun sequence genome, CTCAAGTGCTCAGTAAAGATGAAAATCCTGCATCTGTTACCTTGATAAGTTAGGATCTCTATCATGTGatagaaagctccagaaaagatactaaatggaccttgtcAATTTGCTAAATGTAAAGATGATAATAGAAATGATAACGTAAAGACAATAACGTAGAGACGGTAACGTAGAAACAATAACGTAGAGACGGTAACGTAGAAACAATAACGTAGAGACGGTAACGTAGAAACAATGACATAGAGACGATAACGTAAAGACAATAACGTAGAAACAATAACGTAGAGACAGTAACGTAGAAACAATAACGTAGAGACAGTAATGTAGAGACAATGACGTAAAGACAGTAACGTAGAAACAATAACGTAGAGACAGTAATGTAGAGACAATGACGTAGAGACGGTAACGTAGAAACAATGACGTAGAGACGATAACGTAAAGACAATAACGTAGAAACAATAACGTAGAGACAATGACGTAAAGACAGTAACGTAGAAACAATAACGTAGAGACAGTAACGTAGAAACAATAACGTAGAGACAGTAACGTAGAAACAATAACGTAGAGACGGTAACGTAGAAACAATGACGTAGAGACGATAACGTAAAGACAATAACGTAGAAACAATAACGTAGAGACAGTAACGTAGAAACAATAACGTAGAGACAGTAATGTAGAGACAATGACGTAAAGACAGTAACGTAGAAACAATAACGTAGAGACAGTAACGTAGAAACAATAACGTAGAGACAGTAATGTAGAGACAATGACGTAAAGACAGTAACGTAGAAACAATAACGTAGAGACAATAACGTAAAGACAGTAACGTAGAAACAATAACGTAGAGACAATGACGTAAAGACAGTAACGTAGAAACAATAACGTAGAGACAGTAACGTAGAAACAATAACGTAGAGACAATAACGTAAAGACAGTAACGTAGAAACAATAACGTAGAGACAGTAATGTAGAGACAATGACGTAAAGACAGTAACGTAGAAACAATAACGTAGAGACAGTAACGTAGAAACAATAATGTAGAGACAGTAATGTAGAGACAATGACGTAAAGACAGTAACGTAGAAACAATAACGTAGAGACAGTAACGTAGAAACAATAACGTAGAGACAATAACGTAAAAACAATAACGTAAAGACAGTAACGTAGAAACAATAACGTAGAGACAGTAACATAGAGACAATGACGTAAAGACAATAACGTAAAGACAGTAACGTAGAAACAATGACGTAGAGACGGTAACGTAGAAACAATAACGTAGAGACGGTAACGTAGAAATAATGACATAAAGACAATAACATAAAGACAGTAACGTAGAGACAGTAACGTAGAGACAATGACGTAAAGACAGTAACGTAGAAACAATGACGTAGAGACGGTAACGTAGAAACAATAACGTAGAGACGGTAACGTAGAAACAATAATGTAAAGACAGTAACGTAGAAACAATGACGTAGAGACGGTAACGTAGAAACAATAACGTAGAGACGGTAACGTAGAAACAATAACGTAGAGACGGTAACGTAGAAACAATAATGTAAAGACAGTAACGTAGAAACAATGACGTAGAGATGGTAACGTAGAAACAATAACATAGAGACGGTAACGTAGAAACAATAACGTAGAGACGGTAACGTAGAAATAATGACATAAAGACAATAACATAAAGACAGTAACGTAGAGACAGTAACGTAGAGACAATGACGTAAAGACAGTAACGTAGAAACAATGACGTAGAGACGGTAACGTAGAAACAATAACGTAGAGACGGTAACGTAGAGACAATGATGTAAAGACAATAACTTAAAGACAGTAACGTAGAAACAATGACGCAGAGACGGTAACGTAGAGACAATGACGTAAAGACAGTAACGTAGAAACAATGACGCAGAGACGGTAACGTAGAGACAATGACGTAAAGACAGTAACGTAGAAACAATAACGTAGAGACAGTAACGTAGAGACAATGACGTAAAGACAGTAACGTAGAAACAATGACGTAGAGACGGTAACGTAGAAACAATAACGTAGAGACGGTAACGTAGAAACAATAACGTAGAGACGGTAACGTAGAGACAATGATGTAAAGACAATAACTTAAAGACAGTAACGTTGAAACAATAACGTAGAGACGATAACGTAAAGACAATGACGTAAAGACAGTAACGTAGAGACAGTAACGTAGAGACAATGACGTAAAGACAGTAACGTAGAAACAATAACGTAGAGACAGTAACGTAGAGACAATGACGTAAAGACAGTAACGTAGAAACAATAACGTAGAGACAGTAACGTAGAGACAATGACGTAAAGACAGTAACGTAGAAACAATAACATAAAGACAGTAACGTAGAGACAGTAACGTAGAGACAATGACGTAAAGACAGTAACGTAGAAACAATAACGTAGAGACAGTAACGTAGAGACAATGACGTAAAGACAATAACGTGAAGACAGTAACGTAGAAACAATGACGCAGAGATGGTAACGTTGAAACAATAACGTAGAGACAGTAACGTAGAAACAATAATGTAGAGACGGTAACGTTGAAACAATAACGTAGAGACAGTAACGTAGAGACAGTATCGTCAAGACAATAATGTAAAGACGGTAACGTAGAAACAATAACGTAGAGACGGTAACGTTGAAACAATAACATAGAGACGGTAACGTAAAGACAATAACGTAGAGACAGTAACGTAGAAACAATAATGTAGAGACGGTAACGTTGAAACAATAACGTAGAGACAGTAACGTAGAGACAGTATCGTCAAGACAATAATGTAAAGACGGTAACGTAGAAACAATAACGTAGAGACGGTAACGTTGAAACAATAACGTAGAGACGGTAACGTAAAGACAATAACGTAGAGACAATAACGTAAATAATGTAGAGACAATAACGTAGAAACAATAACGTAGAAACAATAACGTAGAGACAATAACGTAAATAATGTAGAGACAATAACGTAGAAACAATAACATAGAAACAATAACGTAGAGACGGTAATGTAAAGTCAAGGTCTGATAGAACCTTTTATGTGTCTTTTGTtgcttctgttgttgttttaccTTTGTCTTTGTTCTCTGCAGACACACTGAGGTTGGCTCTGATTGGTCGTCTCCCTGCTGACACACTGAGGTTGGCTCTGATTGGTCGTCTCCCTGCTGACACACTGAGGTTGGCTCTGATTTGTTGCCTCCCTCCTGATGCACTTAGGTTAGCTCTGATTGGTCATCTCCCTGCTGACGCACTGAGGTTGCTGACATCATGCACGCAGTGACAGAGACGGTTGCTCCGAGCACTAACGGGAGCAATAACGGGACTCAAATGGGGTGCGAGCTGCCGTACGATGACGGCCGCCTGCCGTTGGTGCTGCTGTACAGTGTGGTGCTGGTCGTTGGTCTGCCCGCCAACCTGCTGACCGTCTACCTCACCTGGCTGCAGGTGCGCAGGAAGAACGTGCTGGGCGTGTACCTATGGAGCTTGTCGCTGTGTGATCTCACCTACCTGGGCACGCTGCCGCTGTGGGCATATTACGTCAGCAATGATCACCGATGGCCGTGGAGCTCGGCCGCCTGCAAACTGACGGGCTACATCTTCTTCAACAACATGTACATCAGCATCTTCCTGTTGTGCTGTGTTTCTTGCGACCGCTATATGGCTGTTGTATACAGCGTGGAGTCCCGCGGGCTGCGCAGGCAGCGGTTGGCCGCCGGCATCGCCATCAGCATTGTGCTGGTGGTCGCCATCGGTCACGTCCCCGTCTTCACCATGCGGGAGGGTGACGCTGCCGGGCACGGCCATCACCGCTGCTTTGAGCCGAGCCAGAGCAGCGCCACGGTGACGGGCTTCTACTACGCCCGCTTTGTGGTGGGCTTCCTGATCCCGCTGCTTCTGTTGGTGGCGACCAACCGCGGCATCCTGGCTGGCGTGCAGCGCAGCACGGGGTTGCGGCAAGAGCAGAAGGAGCGTGTGCGCTGGCTGGCGGTGGCGGTGGTGCTGCTGTTCCTAGTCTGCTTCGCCCCGTATCACCTGATCCTGCTGGTCCGTGCTTTCAACTTCCACTTCCCCCAGCTGGAGGACAGCTGTCAGGGGGAGACCAGCATGTACACGCCCTACACCATCTCGCTCGGACTGTCCACCGTCAACAGCGCCGTCAACCCCGTCCTCTACGTGCTGTCCAGCGACAACATCCGCAAAGAGCTGCGGCGAGGCCTTGCACGCCTCTGTGACCGGGCTCACCTGAGACCGCCGTCCAACAGCAGCCAGAACAAGATCCAGCCCACCAGGAACTCCTCCGAGCTGCCCGCCGACAGCCAGAGACACCCAGCGGGCGAGGACGGACGTTCAGGGAAACCGCCGGGGACCTGACAGACTGGTCCCTGCTGAAGGGTCACGACATTGGAGATCGAGAACTCTGTGGTCTGTGACACCTTCAggctcaaaaaaacaaacaacaaacaaactgcaaatgTTTAAACTGTTTCGAGCTTCTTGTTTTTAAACACTGTGATGTAAAAACATGCTGTTGATTGTTCCTGACAATAGTCTGGAGGacttatataaataaacatacgGTGTGACTTCCTGTTGATTGAGCTTCTAGTTTCCTGTCAGATGGCTGctggttaccatggcaacagaatCAGGTGAGAGGATGTGGGTCAGACTGAAGCACATTTATTATTCATGCTGCAGATTTGATGCTCAGTGATGTGGACGATAACGCAggaacaaagacagagaagaagaaaactcaaacacatttatcacattcaaaacaacaagaaaagaaacaaacatttaaattaattaaagttttatttcctcatgatgacatcataatTATTCACATCAATGCAGTTTTAAAGAgttaattagggcccgagcaccgaccggtgcgaagccctattgaaactgaaggagttattattattcctccgaaacaaacgcatttttgagggcctaaacatgcacgaaaactcatgaaaatttgcacagatgtcaggactggcgaaaatttcgatattttatgggtctcgaaataaagcgggacaaaatggctcgacagcgccacctagaaagtcaagaaaattgagcccctcgatacagattgtcgtaggagaacgaaatttggtatgcatatgtatcatgaccagacgcaccaaaaagtctcaaggacacatagcctaactccaacaggaagtcggccattttgtatcaaagttgaaattttgcaccgattttgtcatttccagcccgcatactttaacgaactcctcctagagatttgaccccaggactttcaaattcggtccgtatcatctacaggcataggagattaaaagttgttaaaacaattctcattagtctttcctagggggcgtggctgggcggcgaatttcgatccttcgccatgaaaaatgaaacggctataactccggcatacatgatcctaagagagccaaaccttttgtgcttcataagagtcccgccctgaacgggtccatgtgacaatacaggatatgagtcatagcgccacctcctggcaacaggaagttacatgttttacgctctgacgccctgtgggcagcacggtgatggaatccagctgaaatttactgagaatagcctcaagaccttggagatcttatattatgaagttggtgacccttcgttgaaaggtgttgccatggcgacgcggcgaatttcgatgtgacgccatgaaatttcaatgccttataacttgactccacgtggtctgatcttttccaaatttcatatgcttgttaagagtcccaatctgaacacatgttcagtctcatatttagcgaaagtcatagcgccacctactggcaacaggaagtatcatgcgtcgtactttgtctaattactcctaggaaatttggctgatgcacctgaaattaagtcagctaataaacaagaccttggtgatgctacatttggcagctcatgacccaaaactgaatgctgttaccatggcgacacatccttcgccatgaaatatgatactgtttttcagggagaagggattgctctacagtcatgaaacttgacacacatgtctagagtgatgtcagctaaaatcctatgtggtcgctttgaatgggcgtggcaaaatggctcaacagcgccccctttaaaatttcaaaattgcagccccgccttccagattaacgtagaaagatgaaattcacagggcacatgtataatgtcaacacgcacaaaaaagcctcttgaagccttattgtaagtcgaacaggaagtcggccatcttgaaaaaaatggtacattttcaccttttcttggccatttcgcataccttgtattttaaagaactcctcctacagaatccatcgtaaggacttcaaaatcagtgtgtgtcatctagactagtgtatgatcatgatggtttggccgtggcgtggcgttgagttttgatgtttcgccatgacagaggaaattgatataacttgagtgtacacggttggatctgcctcaaactttacacaacaagtcactgacaaaagcccttcgactgagcgtcacttcgacatgcgctggggtgcgagggcccgatcatcgctgcttgcagctttaatcatCTGTTTGTTATTAAAAGTGAAGGACTGATCAATAATGactcaataatcaataaaacaccTCGTCATCACTTtctgtataatatatatttatcatttctaca contains:
- the gpr132b gene encoding probable G-protein coupled receptor 132b; translated protein: MHAVTETVAPSTNGSNNGTQMGCELPYDDGRLPLVLLYSVVLVVGLPANLLTVYLTWLQVRRKNVLGVYLWSLSLCDLTYLGTLPLWAYYVSNDHRWPWSSAACKLTGYIFFNNMYISIFLLCCVSCDRYMAVVYSVESRGLRRQRLAAGIAISIVLVVAIGHVPVFTMREGDAAGHGHHRCFEPSQSSATVTGFYYARFVVGFLIPLLLLVATNRGILAGVQRSTGLRQEQKERVRWLAVAVVLLFLVCFAPYHLILLVRAFNFHFPQLEDSCQGETSMYTPYTISLGLSTVNSAVNPVLYVLSSDNIRKELRRGLARLCDRAHLRPPSNSSQNKIQPTRNSSELPADSQRHPAGEDGRSGKPPGT